One genomic segment of Oscillatoria salina IIICB1 includes these proteins:
- a CDS encoding DUF29 family protein: MTQELIDLRNSILEGRYEDALEIVDELEGMSKQATFRQIESFLNRMLIHLIKNQIEERLTNSWAASIRDSLRQIQKLNLKENKSSYYINRDEWEAEIEDELEAAIRTASVEVRSGAYTPAQLTELVDRSPIVQRAHDLLALTYLHSKKELPPIIDEYLTQLPGGEEWNQGGIR; encoded by the coding sequence ATGACTCAGGAACTTATCGACTTACGAAATAGTATTCTTGAAGGGCGTTACGAAGACGCGCTCGAAATTGTTGATGAATTAGAAGGAATGAGCAAACAAGCAACTTTTCGGCAAATTGAATCTTTTTTAAATAGGATGCTCATTCATTTAATTAAAAATCAAATTGAAGAACGTTTAACTAATTCTTGGGCAGCTTCTATTCGCGATTCATTACGACAAATTCAAAAGCTAAATTTGAAAGAAAATAAAAGCTCTTACTATATCAATCGTGATGAATGGGAAGCCGAAATTGAAGATGAACTCGAAGCTGCAATTCGGACAGCAAGTGTGGAAGTTAGGAGTGGTGCTTACACTCCTGCTCAACTTACAGAATTAGTAGATAGAAGTCCGATTGTGCAAAGAGCGCATGATTTATTGGCTTTGACTTATCTCCATTCAAAAAAGGAATTACCTCCAATTATTGATGAATATTTAACTCAATTACCGGGGGGTGAAGAATGGAATCAAGGAGGAATAAGATAA
- a CDS encoding P-II family nitrogen regulator, translating to MSSNSKEAVLVTIICESVLQDRLAKLLKELGISGYTVVQAQGAGSHGRRMGDIASFLTNIELKTIVSLELSEKLIEQLHQYKEKYALIAYRQQVDSFID from the coding sequence ATGTCCTCAAACTCCAAAGAAGCCGTTTTAGTTACGATTATCTGTGAAAGCGTATTGCAAGACCGTCTTGCGAAGCTCTTAAAAGAGTTAGGTATATCGGGTTACACTGTTGTTCAAGCCCAAGGTGCAGGTAGTCACGGCAGAAGGATGGGAGATATTGCTAGTTTTTTAACCAATATCGAACTGAAGACAATTGTTTCACTAGAATTGTCGGAAAAATTAATCGAACAGTTACATCAGTACAAGGAAAAATACGCTTTGATTGCTTACCGACAACAGGTAGATTCTTTTATCGATTAA